Proteins from one Dethiosulfovibrio peptidovorans genomic window:
- a CDS encoding ATPase, protein MEKALIAFAAALAVGIPAIATAFAQAKIGSVAVGALAEKPEAAGSMIILEAIPETMVILGFVVAIMLILQFA, encoded by the coding sequence GTGGAAAAAGCGTTGATCGCTTTTGCTGCGGCTTTAGCCGTCGGGATTCCTGCGATCGCTACGGCCTTTGCTCAGGCAAAGATCGGGAGTGTTGCGGTGGGGGCCCTTGCAGAGAAGCCTGAGGCTGCTGGTTCCATGATTATCCTGGAGGCCATTCCAGAGACCATGGTGATCCTGGGGTTTGTGGTGGCCATTATGTTGATACTTCAATTTGCGTGA
- a CDS encoding CBS domain-containing protein: MSVIAREIMSRDLTAVSPEDRLLNALHILYSHGLAGVPVIDDSWALVGYLSESDILKPTIPTYLEVLAQSTFLGNDGNLLFQRFGAMKDDPVETVMQKDPVSVFPESSIMTVADLMLRKKIKRLPVVDGGKLVGVIDRGAFCEFLMEGGSAHGV, translated from the coding sequence ATGTCCGTCATAGCTAGGGAGATAATGAGCCGGGATCTGACTGCGGTCAGTCCAGAGGATCGGCTTTTGAACGCCCTGCACATCCTCTACTCGCATGGTCTGGCAGGTGTGCCTGTTATCGATGATTCGTGGGCGCTGGTTGGGTATCTTTCTGAATCGGATATTCTCAAGCCCACGATCCCCACGTATCTGGAGGTCCTGGCTCAGAGCACCTTTTTGGGCAACGATGGAAATCTGTTGTTTCAGCGCTTTGGTGCCATGAAGGACGACCCTGTGGAGACGGTGATGCAGAAGGATCCCGTCTCGGTCTTTCCAGAGAGCAGCATCATGACGGTTGCTGACCTCATGCTCCGGAAAAAGATAAAGCGTCTTCCCGTTGTGGACGGAGGTAAGTTGGTTGGGGTCATCGATCGAGGGGCGTTTTGTGAGTTCCTTATGGAAGGCGGATCCGCACATGGAGTCTGA
- a CDS encoding glycosyl transferase yields the protein MPSMLFLVLSLLVLVSFVLQRIYRRTLTKERYHYMRDLTLVGAWMVFSLWTGRGDIRVVAAMALLGAVVGLFQHMLLPQRDSLWLYGLLGILFAFVGPRISFIGLPGGEYLYLSRAGSIGATALWVTVFPLLFHRLDEVPGLAGHLLGVSFSLILLISSVSGQSLGGAFVMSLAGLAFTAVFWSRLGHNYRRLGTSLSAFWGVLVAGTSLVGVSKGVTITTLMVIPLGLYALPLVEVSLNLIAHAVPLGRWGQLSIYHRMMDRGADHPEAVKFVTFLCLSIGALISFLQIGIDETTRPALLAVLVVSISVKVSCLRRSHFRESSSLWGVSVDGISMNYALSKVRAQLLARGASALVVTVNALSLIRARHDEKYRSVADGAWLTLPDGVGLVWGLRFLGMKVNERVAGIDFMQRLCRLAASEGWPIYLLGSRAHVVMQTASVLQDRYPGLIVAGYRDGYFDDDTEVVEDIRRSGARLVFAALGVPKQELWLDSHLDDLPDVVAVGVGGSFDVISGRLKRAPQLWQKVGMEWLYRLIQEPWRLKQDGALVWFIVAVLLEKVGLGRRRKLDDVRHS from the coding sequence ATGCCGTCAATGCTTTTCCTGGTCCTGTCCCTTCTGGTTCTCGTCTCCTTTGTGCTCCAGCGTATTTATCGAAGGACCCTGACTAAGGAAAGATACCACTATATGCGAGATTTGACTCTCGTCGGAGCCTGGATGGTTTTTTCCCTCTGGACCGGCAGGGGGGATATTCGTGTCGTTGCTGCCATGGCTCTTTTAGGGGCTGTCGTCGGTCTCTTTCAGCATATGCTGTTGCCGCAAAGGGATTCTCTGTGGTTATACGGTCTTCTCGGTATCCTGTTCGCTTTCGTGGGGCCCCGGATCAGCTTCATTGGCCTTCCCGGTGGTGAGTATCTCTACCTCTCCAGGGCTGGCTCCATTGGGGCTACTGCCCTGTGGGTCACCGTCTTTCCCCTGCTTTTTCATCGCCTTGACGAGGTGCCTGGTCTTGCGGGGCATTTGCTGGGCGTAAGTTTCTCCCTAATCCTTCTGATCTCGTCCGTATCCGGCCAATCCCTGGGGGGTGCTTTTGTCATGTCGTTGGCGGGCTTGGCTTTTACCGCCGTGTTCTGGAGTCGTCTGGGGCATAATTACCGACGGCTTGGTACGTCCCTTTCGGCTTTTTGGGGGGTTCTGGTGGCAGGGACGTCCCTGGTGGGAGTCTCAAAAGGGGTGACCATCACGACGTTGATGGTGATCCCTCTGGGGCTCTACGCTCTTCCCCTGGTTGAGGTGTCTTTGAATCTCATCGCTCACGCAGTGCCCTTGGGACGCTGGGGCCAGCTGTCCATCTATCATAGAATGATGGATCGAGGAGCTGACCACCCGGAGGCGGTGAAGTTTGTCACGTTTTTGTGCCTTTCCATCGGAGCCTTGATCTCCTTCCTCCAGATCGGTATCGACGAGACGACTCGACCGGCCCTCTTGGCTGTTCTGGTCGTTTCCATTTCGGTTAAGGTCTCCTGCCTTCGGAGATCGCATTTTCGAGAGAGCTCCAGCCTGTGGGGGGTGTCGGTTGACGGTATTTCCATGAACTATGCTCTCTCTAAAGTTCGGGCTCAGCTTCTGGCACGGGGGGCCTCTGCGTTGGTGGTGACCGTTAACGCTCTGTCTCTGATCCGAGCGCGGCACGATGAAAAGTATCGTTCCGTGGCCGATGGAGCGTGGCTCACCTTGCCGGACGGTGTTGGGTTGGTCTGGGGGCTTCGTTTTCTGGGAATGAAGGTTAACGAGCGAGTTGCCGGGATCGACTTCATGCAGAGGCTCTGCCGGCTGGCTGCGTCGGAGGGATGGCCGATCTACCTCTTGGGGAGTCGTGCCCACGTTGTGATGCAGACAGCCTCGGTCCTTCAGGATCGCTATCCTGGTTTGATTGTGGCTGGATACAGGGATGGCTACTTCGACGACGACACGGAGGTTGTCGAAGATATCCGTCGTTCTGGTGCCAGACTTGTGTTTGCTGCCCTGGGGGTGCCTAAACAGGAACTTTGGCTGGATAGCCACCTCGACGACCTTCCCGATGTCGTGGCTGTCGGTGTCGGTGGCAGTTTTGACGTTATTTCCGGTCGTCTCAAGAGAGCTCCCCAGTTGTGGCAAAAAGTCGGAATGGAGTGGCTGTACCGTCTTATTCAGGAGCCGTGGCGCCTTAAACAGGACGGGGCTCTCGTGTGGTTTATTGTGGCTGTCCTTTTGGAAAAAGTTGGTCTTGGCCGTCGGAGGAAATTGGACGATGTCCGTCATAGCTAG
- a CDS encoding serine--tRNA ligase has protein sequence MLDIRYVRENLGEVRGFLDARGHGFDLESVISLDARRRELIAQVEDLKAERNAGSKEVGAAKARGESPTAVMERMKAIGEEVKELDRQVSQVDQDLADLMLQIPNKPHDSVPLGTDEEANQEVRRWGTPKTFDVEPLAHWDLGENLRILDFKRGVNLAQSRFTVMAGAGARLERALMNFMLDLHVDRHGYKEINPPFMVSSATMTGTGQLPKFADDLYRIADEDLWLVPTAEVPLTNLHRDEILEEADLPLYYTAYTPCFRKEAGSHGKDVRGIMRQHQFEKVEMVKLATPESSYDELESLTANAEEVLQLLKLPYRVIVLCTGDMGFGASKTYDVEVWLPSQERYREISSCSNCEDFQARRMNTRYRPADGGKPRFVHTLNGSGIAVGRALIAVMENYQRPDGGIDVPEVLRPYMGGVTEISPIS, from the coding sequence ATGCTGGATATCAGATACGTTAGGGAAAATCTCGGCGAGGTCCGAGGATTTTTGGATGCTCGGGGGCACGGTTTTGACCTGGAGTCGGTGATCTCCCTGGATGCTCGACGTCGGGAATTGATCGCTCAAGTTGAGGATCTCAAGGCGGAGAGGAACGCCGGTTCCAAAGAGGTCGGTGCCGCCAAAGCCAGGGGCGAGAGTCCGACGGCTGTCATGGAGCGTATGAAGGCTATCGGAGAAGAGGTCAAGGAGCTGGATCGTCAGGTGAGTCAGGTGGACCAGGATCTGGCCGACCTCATGCTCCAGATTCCCAACAAGCCCCACGACTCGGTGCCCCTCGGGACCGACGAGGAGGCGAATCAGGAGGTTCGTCGTTGGGGGACGCCCAAGACGTTCGATGTCGAGCCTCTGGCTCACTGGGATCTGGGTGAGAACCTGAGGATCCTGGATTTCAAACGGGGTGTTAACCTGGCTCAGAGTCGGTTTACCGTCATGGCTGGTGCTGGTGCCAGGCTGGAACGGGCCCTGATGAACTTTATGCTGGACCTCCACGTGGATCGCCACGGCTATAAGGAGATCAACCCTCCCTTTATGGTGAGCTCGGCCACGATGACCGGGACCGGTCAGCTCCCCAAGTTCGCCGACGACCTGTATCGGATCGCAGATGAGGATTTATGGCTCGTTCCCACGGCCGAGGTCCCTCTGACGAATCTTCACAGAGACGAGATATTGGAGGAAGCCGATCTGCCTCTGTACTACACGGCCTATACCCCCTGTTTCAGAAAGGAAGCCGGCAGTCATGGCAAGGACGTCCGGGGCATCATGCGACAGCACCAGTTTGAAAAGGTGGAGATGGTGAAGCTTGCCACGCCTGAAAGCAGCTACGACGAGCTTGAGTCCCTGACCGCCAACGCCGAGGAGGTCCTTCAGCTTTTGAAACTGCCCTATCGGGTCATCGTGCTGTGTACGGGGGACATGGGGTTCGGCGCCTCCAAGACCTACGATGTCGAGGTGTGGTTGCCTTCCCAGGAGCGGTATCGGGAGATCAGTTCGTGCAGCAACTGTGAGGATTTTCAGGCGAGACGTATGAATACCCGGTATCGACCGGCCGACGGTGGAAAGCCTCGATTCGTCCATACTTTAAACGGATCGGGTATAGCCGTTGGCCGGGCGCTGATCGCCGTCATGGAGAATTACCAGCGTCCCGACGGTGGTATCGACGTCCCAGAGGTTCTTCGTCCCTATATGGGCGGGGTGACCGAGATTTCGCCGATCTCGTGA
- the ribH gene encoding 6,7-dimethyl-8-ribityllumazine synthase (RibE; 6,7-diimethyl-8-ribityllumazine synthase; DMRL synthase; lumazine synthase; beta subunit of riboflavin synthase; condenses 5-amino-6-(1'-D)-ribityl-amino-2,4(1H,3H)-pyrimidinedione with L-3,4-dihydrohy-2-butanone-4-phosphate to generate 6,6-dimethyl-8-lumazine (DMRL); riboflavin synthase then uses 2 molecules of DMRL to produce riboflavin (vitamin B12); involved in the last steps of riboflavin biosynthesis; forms a 60mer (icosahedral shell) in both Bacillus subtilis and Escherichia coli; in Bacillus subtilis this 60mer is associated with the riboflavin synthase subunit (alpha) while in Escherichia coli it is not), with translation MKVYQGKLTFQGGHFGIVVARSDDFVSSRLLEGAKDALSRHGVKGNDWDVVWVPGVREIPLIAKELALTGKYDAVIALGVVPSEKWTDAQGLPETAAGALRVGLEQRVPVIWEVSLSGSSGDGSGVWRGGNRGAEAAVSALEMVNLLREIRIVGEE, from the coding sequence GTGAAAGTCTATCAGGGAAAATTGACCTTTCAGGGGGGGCACTTCGGGATCGTGGTGGCCCGGTCCGATGATTTTGTCTCGTCCAGGTTGCTGGAGGGGGCTAAGGATGCCCTCTCCAGACATGGAGTCAAAGGGAACGACTGGGACGTAGTCTGGGTTCCCGGAGTTCGGGAGATCCCGTTGATCGCCAAGGAGCTGGCATTGACGGGAAAATACGATGCTGTCATAGCTTTAGGTGTCGTCCCCTCAGAGAAGTGGACCGACGCTCAGGGGCTCCCGGAGACCGCGGCCGGTGCCCTGCGGGTTGGTCTGGAACAGCGGGTGCCCGTCATATGGGAGGTGTCGTTATCGGGCTCTTCCGGTGACGGCTCAGGCGTATGGAGGGGCGGTAACAGAGGGGCTGAGGCGGCTGTCTCGGCGTTGGAGATGGTCAATCTCCTGCGGGAGATCCGAATCGTTGGGGAGGAGTAG